TTTGTTGTAGTGGGTACAGCCAATAGCGTAAATCTAACAGATGGATTGGATGGTTTGGCTACAGGAGTTACATTGGTCGTTGCAGCTTTCTTTGCTATAGTCAGTTTAGGAAGTGGATATACTGGATTGAGCATTTTTTCTGGAACAATAGCAGGAGCATGTCTAGGATTTTTGAAGTTTAATGCCTATCCTGCACAGGTGTTTATGGGGGATACTGGCTCTATGGCACTTGGAGGAGCAGTTGCAGCTCTAGCTGTACTTACACGAATGCAACTTTTTCTCCCTCTCATAGGTGGTGTATATATGATTGAAGCTCTATCGGTAATTTTGCAGGTTTCCTTTTTTAAACTGACAGGAAAAAGGATTTTAAAAATGAGTCCTTTACATCATCATTATGAACTAAAGGGGAATCATGAAACTAAGGTTGTGGTTAGTTTTTGGATAGCTACTGCAATTTTGGCACTTATAAGTATGTTAGCATTATCCATATTTTAAATTGAAAAAGGGTGAATATATGATAGTTAGAAATAAAAACTTTCTTGTAATAGGAGTGGCCAAAAGTGGTATAGCTGTGACAAAATACTTACTGTCTAAAGGTGCCCATGTAGTATTAACTGACATCATGTCCAAAGAAAAAATAAGCACAGAGGTTGGCCAATTATTAAAACATCCTAATCTAAAAGGGATATTTGGGGAGCAGCCCCCACAATCTCTTTTAGTTAGCATAAATTATATTATTACAAGTCCAGGCGTACCTATGGATATCCCTATATTAGAAAGGGCAAGAAAAGAAAATATTGAGATTTTAAATGAGATAGAACTCTCTTATAGATTAATTTCCTCATGGACTATTGCTATAACGGGCACCAATGGTAAAACTACGACAACTTCCTTGGTAGGAGAAATAGTAAAGGCTTCTAAAAGGGAAACCTTTGTGGTGGGAAATATAGGAACCCCTATGATTTCCTTTATTGATAAAGCCACGCAAAATTCTTGTTTTGTAGTAGAGATAAGTAGTTTTCAATTGGAAGGAATTCAACAATTTCATCCTAAGATTTCAGCGATATTAAACATTACACCGGACCATTTGAATAGACATAAAACAATGGAGAATTATATCTTTACCAAAAGCAAGGTTTTCTCTAATCAAGTTGAGGGGGATATCACCATACTCAATGCGGATAATGTGAATACATTTTCCCTAGTGAATAGAACCAAGGGAAGAGTAGTATTATTTAGCAGAAGCCTATCCCTAGATGAGGGAGTTTGTATAAAGAGCAATGAGATTGTGGTTAAAGATCAAGGGAAAACCATACCTATATGTCCTATTTCTGAAATAAAAATGCCTGGCAGTCATAATCTGGAAAATGTATTAGCAGCTGTTGCGATTACCTATTATGCCAATATTCCTGTAGAAGTTATAAGAAGTGTGTTAAAGAAATTTAAGGGTGTTGAACATAGAATAGAGTTAGTAGAGACGATTAAGGGTATAGATTTTATCAATGATTCTAAGGGCACAAATCCAGAGGCTACCATTAAGGCTATAGAAGCCATGAGTAAACCCATTATTTTGATTGCAGGTGGAATGGATAAAGGAACTGATTTTACTGAATTGATCAGCTTCTTTCAAGGAAAGGTAAAGCATTTGGTATTATTGGGAGAGACTTCGGATCAAATTGAACATATTGCAAGGAAACAGGGGTACAATAATATAATTAAGGTAAGTAGTATGGAAAGTGCTGTTACAAAGTCCTATGAAATAGCGAATGAAGATGATGTTATCTTATTATCTCCTGCATGTGCTAGTTGGGATATGTTTAGTAGTTTTGAGGAGCGAGGAAACTTATTTAAAGAAATAGTAAGGTCTTTAAAGGGGGTTTAGTGTATGGCTAAAAAAAATCCTGCTGATTTTATTATTATTTTTTCAGTTGTTTTATTAACATCGCTGGGTATTATTATGGTATTTAGTGCTAGCCAATATTCTGCGGGGATAAGATTTAATGATGATTTTTACTTCCTAAAGGGGCAGCTACGGTGGGCAGTCTTAGGATTCATTGTCATGGGAGTTGCATCAAAATTTCCTTATAAAAAGCTGCGTAAGTTTTCAAAAATTATTTTGTTAATTTGTATTATATTGCTGATAGTGGTATTAATTCCTGGATTAGGCAGAAATGTAAAAGGTGCTACAAGATGGATTGGCATAGGACCTTTTACTCTCCAACCATCGGAAGTTGTAAAGCTGGGTATGATTATATT
The window above is part of the Irregularibacter muris genome. Proteins encoded here:
- the mraY gene encoding phospho-N-acetylmuramoyl-pentapeptide-transferase; the protein is MRQLIYATVISFIISILIGPIIIPILEKLKFGQSIREEGPQSHIKKTGTPTMGGIIMMFAVFVTSLLFAWKNTNLIIAMIVTLSFGLIGLIDDFIKVVLKRNLGLRAYQKLIGQLIIGAVVAIYAANHPYIGTTLLIPFTSEYLNLGIFYIPLTIFVVVGTANSVNLTDGLDGLATGVTLVVAAFFAIVSLGSGYTGLSIFSGTIAGACLGFLKFNAYPAQVFMGDTGSMALGGAVAALAVLTRMQLFLPLIGGVYMIEALSVILQVSFFKLTGKRILKMSPLHHHYELKGNHETKVVVSFWIATAILALISMLALSIF
- the murD gene encoding UDP-N-acetylmuramoyl-L-alanine--D-glutamate ligase, which produces MIVRNKNFLVIGVAKSGIAVTKYLLSKGAHVVLTDIMSKEKISTEVGQLLKHPNLKGIFGEQPPQSLLVSINYIITSPGVPMDIPILERARKENIEILNEIELSYRLISSWTIAITGTNGKTTTTSLVGEIVKASKRETFVVGNIGTPMISFIDKATQNSCFVVEISSFQLEGIQQFHPKISAILNITPDHLNRHKTMENYIFTKSKVFSNQVEGDITILNADNVNTFSLVNRTKGRVVLFSRSLSLDEGVCIKSNEIVVKDQGKTIPICPISEIKMPGSHNLENVLAAVAITYYANIPVEVIRSVLKKFKGVEHRIELVETIKGIDFINDSKGTNPEATIKAIEAMSKPIILIAGGMDKGTDFTELISFFQGKVKHLVLLGETSDQIEHIARKQGYNNIIKVSSMESAVTKSYEIANEDDVILLSPACASWDMFSSFEERGNLFKEIVRSLKGV